DNA sequence from the Aphelocoma coerulescens isolate FSJ_1873_10779 chromosome 27, UR_Acoe_1.0, whole genome shotgun sequence genome:
TGCAGGATTGCTGCCAAGCAATGATTCAAGCCTCATGTCCTGTAGTCCTCAGGGACAAGAGGCTGTCAGGACAAGGTCAAGATCATCACAAACAGCACTCACCACTCCACCATGAGGGGACATTTCTCTTCCAGGGTCCGGTTGGGATCTATTTCAATGGGATAGTAATAGTGGAGCAGATCCTTCAGCTGAAGTGCCacacagagggaaaaagaacaaagtgAACATCAGGTCTAAAGAGACTATAAACAAAACTAGCATTTCTGAAATCCTCCAAAGCATCGCTCTTCCTAAACACAACCAAAACTTTATCACTGAGCATCTTCCCTGTGAGCACACCTGGAACTCTTGCCAGCCTAGCTGGCTCTCACCTCGCTCCAAATGCTGCAGGTACAGAcacccctccccttcctccttttaTCGAAGTGAAACACCCACAGCTGCCCATGCAAATTTGAGTTCCCTTTTTAACTTCTCCACCGTCACTGCTGACTGAAATGCAGCCTGGGCACTTTCCCACTCCATcctggcagccagcacagctgggagagctgtgaCACCAGCCAGTGCGACCTCCTGATGATGGGTGACAGGTACAACAGTCACCGAGCCAAGACGTGGTGCCAATACACACAGCACCCACCTTCTTCTTGCCATCCTCACTGATAACACGGCTGGTATCAAGGATatctgcaaagaaaacaaaacaccaatgatacagcacagaaatataaaaaaactTCCTAACAGCAACTCCTGCAGTGCTGGCTCTTCCCAATACAGGCTGTGGTGACACCACGACCCGAGCACAGGCTCGCCGTGGGGTCCCATTGCAGTGGCTCCCACTGTGAGCCCGCAGCAGGCACCGATCgcagagcctggcccagccAGGACAGCGGCCTCAATGCCTGTGGGCAGTGGGATGAAGGCAGCCAGCCCAGGAGCTGGCCCCTGGCTCCTGCAGCGGGCAGTGGGCAGCTGGCGCCAGGCAGCGAAGCCCAGAGCTGTGTGGAGGACAGGACGGAGCAGCCAGGCTTGGCAGAGGAGGGCACAGAGGATGACAGGAACCACGACAAATACAAACACAGAAACCAAACACGACTAGTGACAGTGAAAAAAACAGCTTCCACTCACTGTGCGATGTGGGGCAGCGCCTGCCATTGCACCCAAACCTGCTCAGCGTCATGTCAAAGTCAGAAATGACCTGGAAGAGGGGAGAAAACCAAATTCGTGCACAACCCAGTGCATTCTGCCCTGGCCAGAGCGAGTCCGAGGTGCTGCCAAGGTGCTGCCACCTGCGAGAACGTGCACCCAGCACCACTGGTCTCCCGTGGGCACAGACTGGCAGCGACGACGTGGCCGCTCCTACCAGCCGCGAGGCAGATGATGTCCTCACCCTCCCACCCCGGAGCTCTTATCGGCACCGAATGGTTTCATCCTGCCTGGGCGGAGCAGGGGTTTGGGGACTGCCGCAGTGTTACAGCTTCATGACTGCGAGTCAAAAGGTCCGTCCGGGGGGAGCCGCCAGCCCCGTCCTCCCTTTCCTCTGGGGCTTCTCCCTCTCCAGCTGCACCCCTCGCCGCAGGTGCTTCCtcgcggggctgggagaagtcAGGCCGGGGCGGGGGACGAGGAAGGGGCAGCTGAGAAACGGACCGAGCACGGGCGATGCACCGCCTGCCCCGTGGGGCCGGTACCTGCAGCTTGGCCACCCCCTGCTCCCGgagggactggatgatctcccgCACACGCTCGGGCTGCCGGATCCGGACCGTAGCTTTCTCTAGCTCGGGCACCTGCAGGCAGAGACCCCGCTCGGTGCCGCCCCGGGGCCCCCCCCAACTCCAGGGGGAGCGAGACCCTCCAGCCCCCGCTGTCCCTCCGGCTCCCCCGGGCTCCCGGCCCGCAGCCCCGCTCACCATCTCGCCCGCTCCGTTCTGCTCCGCTCGGCCCGGGCCGCGCAGCCGCGGGGAggagcggccgcgggggcgGGACCGGAAcgcggccgcggggcccgggggGACGGGCGGTGCTCGGGGAGCGTTCGCGGGGTGCTGGGGCCGGGGGCTCCTCCCGCGCTCCGCCCCGCGCCCGACCGGCAACGGCGGTTGCGTGACCCTCGCGACGAGCCAGGAAGGCGAaagatgcattaaaaaaaaaaaaagaacaaaattaaaaagtcaCCGGCGGGGCCGTTGGTGCCCGCAGGGCTCCCGGCACTGAACCACTCCGCAGCCCCGGGAACACTGAGAACAATAAGTCACGGAACACTGGCGGGGGGAGAAGCCCCCAAAGAACCATCCCGCAGCATTGCCAAAGCCACCACTAACcgatgtccctaagtgccacatccacaagacttttaaacccctccagggatgagCATCCACCATTACTGCCcttggcagtgccagggctggacagcccctCCGGAAAAAAGTTTCCAAAATTCCCAATATACAGCCTAAGCCTCTCCTGGCACAACTTCAGTGACAAAGCAGTGCGGACAGTGTGTGTGACAGCACTGTTATGAGCCGAACTGTACCTCAGCTTCCTCCTAGGCGAGGTGGCACAAGACCCTTCAGCAGTGGCTCACGCCCACATTTTGGGGCTGTTATACGAAAATTTTACAGGAGAGTTGTTACTGAAGAGTTGCCAGGGGATCGATCACATGACTGGTTTTGCTCCAAGCACCCATCAACACGGTGCAGGTCCGGGACCTGCATAAcccaggctgcagggaagcaAAGGCTGGGGGCAACCACAGAATGCTGGGCCTCGGTCACCCCTGCATCTGTGATGTCATTATGGGGCACAGTCCAGAACCAGcaagggggttcagggctgggtGTTTGGAGACAACACCAGAGTGCTCCACACACCTCAGCAAGGTCCACTGCCTCTGGCTCCAACGTGGGGGATAGCTTGGCACTCACCAAATGTTCATCCTCCAACATGGAGAGGAAGATGAGCGATAGGAGTTGTAGCATCTCCAATGAGCTGCGCCTGGAAGGGAGATTCTGTGATGTGATCATCAGTGTGGATGGGGTGGAATTCAAGGCTCACAAGCTCATCCTCTCTTGCTGTAGTATCTACTTCAGGTCAGTACTTGAAACAAAAGGGAATGGGGACAAACAGTATTCCCTGATTGAGGTCATCCTGCCTCAGCATGCCTCCAGTACTTCCGCCTGCACTGAATCTCTCATCAAGCAATTTCCCGTACTCCTCAGACCTCCCCGAACACCAGGATTAATCCACAGCCCAGCACATATCAATGGCTCTGCCAGTGGTGTCGGAGGAGCCCCAGACACAGCGCAGGGCTGGAGCCTGGACAGCCTGGGGGCAGCTTTGCCTTCCCCACACCCTGTGATTCTCTGGGGTTCAAGACCAAGTGttggtgctgcacctgggttgaGGCAACCCCACCTTGGTCTCAAttcaggctgggggatgaatggattgagagcaaGCTTGGGGAGAAGGGCTTGGAGTGCTGTTGGGTGAGAGGCTGAACACGCCCCGGCTGTGTGCGCTGGCACCCAGAAACCCCCCATTGTCCTGGGCTCATCTccacagtgtgggcagcaggcgatggggggattctgcccctctgctcctctcAGACGaaactccctgccctgctgcttccAGCTCCAGAGGCTGTGTTTCCTGTTCCAAATAACCAGCAAGTAAAATATTAATCAATAAACCATGGAGCCTCCCAGAACGGCTCATACCAGTGCCAAAACTGGTGCCCGGGAGGCAGGGGGAGCAcaggggatccaggggcagggTTTAACGCAGCAACACCATGTTTTCAGGACTCTGTTTACCAACTGGGACAGCGCAGACAAGATGGTCTATCAAATTCCTGGCATTTCAGCTGAAATGATGGGTCTCATCATCAATTACGCCTATACCAGGACAGTACCGATCACGGAGGACAATGTCGAGAGTTTGCTTGCCGCAGCAGATCAGTTCAATGTCATGGGCATCGTCAGCCTGTGCTGCGAGTTCCTCAGTTCCAGGCTGTGCTTTGAGAATTGCATTGGCATTTGCAGACTCACTGACTATTACCACTGCCCCGACCTGCGCGCAGCTGCCTGCGTGTACATCCTGCATCACTTCGAGGAGGTGTCCCAAGTGTCCGAGGAGTTCCTAGACCTCTCTGCCGAGGAGCTGGCACACATCATTGAGAAGGATGAGCTTAACGTGCGGCGAGAAGAAGCCGTGTTTGAGGCTGTGCTGAGGTGGATTGCGCATGACCCACAGAACAGGAGGCAGCACATCGCCTGCTTGCTCAGCAAGGTGGGTGCAGTGCACCTTTGAAGCTGTCCCCAAAGACTGCTGAGGGGGAAACCCTCAGTACTAGTGCTCCAACCTCCTCCTTGCATGTTTCAGGTTCGACTGGCACTCCTACAGTCCGACTACTTCATGAACAACGTCAAAGCTCACGAGTACGTGAAGGACAATGCCAACTGCAAAGATCTCCTCATCAGTGCCCTGTCTGAAATCTACGACCTGAACTCCTATGGCCAGAGTTCCTCGGTCAACTCCAACCCACTCACCCGGCCACGCCTGCCCTACGCCATCCTCTTTGCCATCGGTGGCTGGAGCGGGGGCGGCGCGACCAGCGCCATCGAGACCTACGACAGCCGCACTGACAAGTGGCTGAACATCCCCTGGGAGCAAGAGAGCCCCGTTGCCTATCATGGCTCAGCTTATTTGAAAGGCTACGTCTATGTTATCGGTGGATTTGATGGCACAGATTATTTCAACATCGTCAAACGGTTTGATCCACTCCAGAAGACATGGCAGCAGGTAGCACCCATGCACTCACGGCGCTGCTATGTCAGCGTCACCGTTGTGGACAACTTCATCTATGCCATGGGAGGGTTTGATGGGTACCTGCGGCTCAACACAGCAGAGAGGTATGACCCAGACACCAACCAGTGGACCCTGATCACCCCCATGCATGAGCAGAGGAGCGACGCCAGTGCAACCACGCTGAATGGAAAGGTAAACTAACCCCAGCTAAGAGCAGTTGGGGTTGCAGCATGAAGAGAGTTCACATAAACCTTCACTAAATTCATAACACTTAAATTTTTAACAATTCATTAAATCCTACAGATATAAAGCAGCCTGCCTGGTGTGGCAGAGATGTGACCAGGAGTACAAAATCTCTTCTACAGCTGCTGCCCACCTGCTGCCCGACAGCCCTTTTCCTGGCCATAGGTGCAACACCAGGCCTGTCTGCTTCATGCAGCTCGGAAAATCAAGAGTCTAAATCTTGCTGGCATCAACTCTTTGCACTGCTGCTACTTCAAACCCAGGATGACAAGACCATTCCCATTCTaaaacaaaacaccccaaaaatcctgctacacttcattttctctttaacGTATTTCCTCACCAAGGGTCTAACCACCCCACTCACACTTTCCCACCtctcctgtccccaggtgtaCATCTGTGGTGGGTTTGATGGAGATCAGTGTCTCAGCTCAGCTGAAGTGTTCAACCCCACCACAAACCAGTGGTCGCTGATCGCCCCaatgagcagcaggagaagcggAGTTGGGGTGATGGCGTACGGGAACCAGGTGTATGCGGTAAGGGCCAACACCACCCAGCACTGCAGTCCTGTGGGTGGCTGCAGTTCCCAGACCTCCAGGGTGGCCATGTGTTTACATGAGGTTTAGGGAAGTCAGGAGCCAGAATGGTTAATGCACTTCCCAAGAATATTATCACCCATCACATGCTTTTGGGAATGAAAATGGTGTTTGACAATATTTAATCAGCTGCAGCAAAGAACATAGTTTCTGCCACTgccaacagcaccagcagcacagagcaggggcTTAGGCCTGTTCATCCATTGTTTATCTTCTCCATGGACTGCATCCAACCTCTGGAGAACTGTCAAAATTGACAGTTGCATAAAGTGCTTTGGAAAGCTCCTCAGAGAGCAGGCAGCAGACTGCAATAAGCAAGAGCCATGTTTGGAGATCTCGTGTTCTCCACCATGCTCAGACTGCAgccagggaggcaggagcagttCCCATCTCACGGGTGCATGACAGGATCTGGCTGAGGAAAGGTCCCTTTCAGCTCTGTCCCTTTGGTGTTCACAGGTTGGAGGGTTTGATGGGAACAGCCGCCTCCAGAGCGTGGAAGCGTACAACCCTGTCGCCAACGCCTGGGACGCTGTGCCCTCCATGCTCAATCCACGCAGCAACTTTGGCATTGAGGTGATGGACGGCCTGTTGTTCGTGGTCGGGGGCTTTAATGGGTTCAGCACCACCGTTGCCACTGAGTGCTACGAGGAGAACACCAATGAGTGGTACGACGCCAACAGCATGGGCATCACCCGCAGTGCCGTCAGCTGCTGCGTGGTGCCAGGGCTCTCCAATGTCATGGAATACATTGCCAGGCAACACTACTAccaccagcacagctcctccATGAACATCTTGTTCACCAGTTCATCTCGGAGCTCGCCGTTGTAAATAGGTCCCCTTAGCTAGGAGTGTTGTGATCAGCCATCACTGGATGCTTGTGTAAATAGTTCTGCGTACCTAATAAAGTCTTCTGAGCATCCCATCACTGGATGCCTGCGTAAATAGTTCTCTTTAGGTAATAAAGCCCCCATGGCAGCAAGGGAGTATGTTCTCTTGTTCTAAAATAGAAACAATTGTTAACAGGCCAAAGGGATCATTAGGATTTAAAATTTTCACTAGACAGCACCACTGAACCTGAGTATCAGCCACACCCACACAACAActtaaaaaatcaaaagcacAACAGAATGCTAGAGAAATAAAaggtttattttcattaattcaCCTCTTACAATAAACTTTAGTACAGTGTATTTAAGGTCAAGAACAGGACAGCAGGATCTGTTTCAAAGGGCTTATGACACACACTACTTTACCTCACAGGTAAGGACAGgagtgctgctccctggcaaACTGCTGTCCCTCTCTTAAtgtgccaggagagcagagctgctgcaaccCACAGTGACATGGATCCACAAGGAGAATCTGGCTATTAATGGTCATCAAACAGCTCGTTAGTTCCACACTCTACATTCGTATTAGTAACAGGGTTAGATCCTCAAGAGCACCTGTTTTATCAGATTCCACCCAAGACTGTCAAACAGGAGATGGCTTTTACCCCAGCCTAAGGTGGACAGAGCTGAAAATAAATCCAAGCCACTTTCTTTACGCTTGCTTTTCAAAGCCCATTGGATGTTACAACATCCTGTTACAAGGCTGTGTTAAGAATAACATAAAAAGTTGTAACTCCTTGGGACTGGGTTTGTTGTCAGCCACCAGGGTATTCCACAACACACAAGATGAGCCAAGACTTTGGATTTTAATATTTACTGTAATAGAGAAAAATGCCATTGCAATAGTCAAGCAGAATGCTGGGCACAGTTGTTCACAGCACATGTAACATCGGGCCACCTGCTTCAACTCTGGAGTGGTCTCCCACCATGTGCAAGAGAGTCTTattaaaaacacacacaacCCCCAGGTACTACTGGATTATCCAGGTAGTTATATAATATTATGTACACAAATGGCCCCTGGGAGTTACTCCAGCAACTGCCAGCACTTGCCAGGTGCCACTGGTACTTTGAGCAGAAAGTCAGGATATCACTCGTGTGTTTTGGGGCAGGTATCAGGACAGGTGTAGAGATATGATTGTCCtacagaggagaaaaactccCCCCAATGTCCTTTCCCCTTAGCGAGGCCAGCAGTCAGCTTTCTCACCCCTACTGAACACACACTGGGATCCTGCTGACAGCTGACCAGCCACTAGAAACACACGGGAAGAATTCCCAGGCTTTTGTTTATGGGATCATTTGATAAACACCCAGCAAGCTATGGTGGTCAAGGGCCACAAGGAATTGTTAGGGATTCACGGGCTCATGGGCTAAACTACAGCCAGAGCCATGAATGCAATTCTCCCAACACCTCAAGTGATGTAAGGGATCGTTTGACCTATCAGTCACAAACCACATCAGTGCCACTGGTCCACTGGAATTCAaagctaaaaaaccccaactgctTAAAACTATCTCAGAACAGGCAGAGCAAACATTAAGAGCAGCCTGCGCTGCTGCCAGGCACCCCGGGAGCACACAGAGGGACAGCACGGCACACACGGCATGCGGCTGGCACACAAAGGGTTACctgtccagggatggggctgggctgaCACTGTCTCTCAGTGGAGTGCTTTTAGTAAACGCCACAGCTTGTCCGTCAGCCCAAAGTCCTCCTGGGAAGTGCAATGTCAATTTTACTTAGAAAAAGCAAGACTGCAAGGTTTGTTCTCACCTCTTTGTTGCACAGTGCCATGCATTAAATATTCAGCTCCAACTGAAAGAACCATCTTGGTGTTTCTCCTTACAAATTGTCCCTATCTGATGATAGACTACAAGAGGACTTGGAGACAGCTGGGGTGATGTGACCTACCACTCTCCAGCGGCCTGTTAAATCCCTCCAGCCGGTTCAGCAGGGTGGAGGGCATGAACTCCTCTCCGTTGCTTTGGTGCAAAGTCTGGGAAAGTATCCTAGTATCAGCTCCCACAAATTGCTGTTACATTGATGGATTCAGCACTAGAGGCATTTGCACACTTTATCACaaactgctgcaggagcagcaattCTGCACCTACTCCAGCCAGCCCTGCAAGAGTCCATGAGCCAGACTCCATGGATCAACCCCCAGCCTACAGGCCTGCCGCAGCTGTTTGGAAACAGTCACCTGCAAACATCACCTCAAACTCACCTATTTCCTCTTGCATGAAGCCAGCAGCATAAATTTCACCTGCTCCAACAACCCAACAGGCAAAGAAAATACAACATGGTTACCACAGAGGAGTAAACTGAGACAAACTGTTCAGAATTTCAAGTTTGGTAGTTTTTTTAACTAAGGCTGGACACTCTCTCACGAACAGACAAGTTATTGATATCAAAGTAGCCCATGAACCACAAAGTGGAGCATTAAGGGACGTTCACATCAGAGAAACCTTTACACACCGAGCGGTGGAAAGACTTACCCCGAGTTTCAGATATGATCTGGGCTGCCTGTTGaactggaaaaggagaaggagcagctcagaaagcaaaataattaaaaccaaaacaaaccccaaactggTTAAAAGTTCTTTGCAAAGACATCACCCACATCAAAACCACCAGCAAATCATCAATGAACCAAAACAGTAACAGATTTTCCAGAAAGGTTTGTCTACACAAATTTTGTAATACCCAGGCTACTCCTCCCATTCCCTTCCCTAAGATCCTGAGTAAGACTGCATGGGAAAACTTGAAACATTCAAATGAAGGGAAGgatggggagaaaaggaggtaGGAAGTATGCACTGAAACCATTGGTAAATGAAAGGCTTCTGGAGCTTCTTGGGCTGGGGAGAGTAAGTGCTCAGTGGGACAAGTAACTGAGAGGCAGGGACACTCCAAAGGGAATATTCCACATTCTGTTCCCTGGGAGTGCAGCAGGAAGCAACCCAGAGCCAACCAGGCCACTTGCATGTACAGCCACCTCAGAATGCCAAAAGGTGTTTAAATGAACTTAAATCCCACCCCCACAGCAAGTGGGGAAATTCAGATAGTTGGAGACTCTGAAAGCCCAGCTCTCCCCCCTGCAGGAGCTCTCGTGCCAGCTTGGtacagagctgcagcacagctgctgggagCCCCTTGGGACAGCACATGGAGGGCAAAGGTTTCTGATTGTCAGAGACAGGCTGCGAACAGCAGGGGCTCTTCCATCACTTTTCACTAGAATTAAAACGTGCAACATTTGAGAAAAGACCTATGAGTAGCTCAGGTTTCACTATATTCCCATGAAATAATCCCACCCTCACTGATCCACTCTGACAGGACTGAACAACCAGTGTGGGTGGGTGGCTCATCACTGGTTGTCACTTCTTCGCTCAGGCTGTTGACCCAAGTTCTTAAGTTTGAGTCAGACTCAAACCTGCATATacacctgaaaaaaaatccactgccTCAAGCTCTCTTTTAGCAAGTGTCTTGTGTCCAACCAATCATCCATTTACAAACAAACTCTGCAGCCTCTCTACAACacatagaaaatatttaatacaCATAGAAACATCCTGAAGTAGTTTCATAAAGAAAGATTGTGCTTTTGTTTCATACAGAACTATTGCACTTGCCTCCAGCTTGGGAAAGCCAAGTACACCAACACCAATCCTGTGAAGCTTAGTCACTGAGGAGAGAATCAAAGGAATGTCAAGAGATAAGTGCAAATGAAACAGGTGCTTTCAAGCACACACAAATGTAACCACTAAATTATTAAGAGAGAGATCTTTGATTTTCCAAGTAGAACTGTTAGAGACTAACTCTACAGAAATCCCTGGAACCAAAGATCTGAGGAGAGAAGTGACAGGCTTAATGTTCCCGGAGACATTTCACAGCCCGATACAGGCTACAGCTTTTCCCTGGGCATCATTAAGGAATACTGTTGGATTCACGGAGTGTCTCAATTCCCACCCACCCTCCACTTCTGAGCTTCTGAATTTTCAGGACACAACAGATGCTGGTTTTATGCATCAAATCCAATCCACACCCTCATGTCTTATAAAGACACATCAAGCCTAACAAAAGGGTTTATTTCCTAGGCTCATCAGGAGTGATACTGCAGACACTAGCACTCGATCTGGGAGCGCGGCATCCTCCGTAAGCTCAGGGAGTATCGGTGTATCTCCtgcatctgcctttcctgcatTTGCCTTATTCTATCTTTTTGCCACATGAGATTTTGTGGCATGGGGTACCTCTGTGTTCCCTGCAGGCACCTGAAGGGGATTCTCACATGGCAGGCAGTGGCTCTGCAGCGGGGCTGAGGCATTGGGGGCAGGAGCATCCAGCGCTTCCGCTCAGCGCAGTAGCGATAGGCCTCCTTCCTGTACTGCTTGTCAATGTCATCGCTGTTCTTCCAGCCTCCGATGATAAACACGTCATCTTTGTAGTAACAAATAGCTGCTCCTTCAATGCTCAGGACCTCAGGGGGCAAAGATTCCAGGATTTCATCCGAGGCCCTGCTGGAGATCTTTCCCTTGGCCTCCTCGTTGTCTATGGGGTAACTCTTGGGGCAGCACGATGCCGTGTGGTAGAAGTTGGTGTTGGCAACAGACATCTGGAAGGAGCAGTAGTTGTCGATGAGGGGCAGGGACTCCACGTCCTGCCACTGCCTGGTTTCAGCATCGTATCTGATAATAACGGCCCTCAGCCCGTCCTCGCTGTCGCTGTCAACTGGGGTGCGGGCGGCCACATACACAAACCGGTCTTCCACGGAGACAGCTTTGACATCCCGCAGGATCTTTGGTGCCGACTCCAGGTTCAGCCATTTGTCCTGCTCAGGATTATAAATGGCCACATCTTTAAAGCCTGGACTGAAATTGCCGTGTCCACCAATACTGTACAAGTTGCCTTTCACTTCAGTAAGGCCAAAGGAATGCTTCCTGGTGATTAGATTTGAGACCTGCTcccaaatatttctgtttggaTTGTACCTTTCCACAGTCTTGGCAAACCCTGGTTCCATGGAGCCAGCCACATACACGTAGGACTCTGTCACAGCCACGGCGTGCCCGTCCAGGTGGTTGTGGATGTGAGGCAGGTTGACCCACCTGTCCTCGTCGATGAAGTAGCCCACGCACTCACTCAGGTAGTCGCCGCCCTCGGACACGCCGCCAATCACCATGATGACGTCCATGTTCTGGCCGAAGCGCGGCAGCAGCGCTGTGGGACAGGTGGAGTGCTGCAGGTTCCCAGACTGCAGGTTCTCAGAGCGCAGAGCGTGGCTCTCCACAGCCTCGGACACCAACTTCACACAGTTCTCATTGCTCGACACCAGCCGCTCAGATTTGACATGGCGAGTCAGGTACGTGGGCTTCATCTGAGACAATCTTAGCAGCTTAAAGAGATCTTCAAAGTACCTCTCTCTTTCCTCAGGATTTTTCTGAACCCACTTCAAAACAGTCTCAAAGAGGATTTCTTCAGAGTCCACCGTGATCTCCGAGTCTGAGAGCCAGTCCCGCACAAGGTGAAATGGCAAAGTGTAGAACTCCTCATCTTGGATCACTTTGTGGAAGTTTCTCCTGATCATATCCTGTGCTTTGAGTGCCAGCTGATTCAGGGAATACATGTGGGCCAAGCTGTGAATCGCCACACAGTTAGAGAGGTTCAGCTTCTTCTTCAGAAACTCTCCACAGAAGTCCTTTAATCGGGTCAGCAGAAACCTGCAGGACAAACAAGGGAGTTATACATCCCTgcaggtgttcaaggccaggctggacggggcttggagccacctggtttagtggaaggtgtccctgcccatggcagcgggTGGAACTAGGTGAActtctaaggtcccttccaacccaaaccagtctgtgatccTCTGATGCCGTGGCCCGGTCCCCGCCAGCCTCCGCCCCGGCCGCACTTACCT
Encoded proteins:
- the KLHL11 gene encoding kelch-like protein 11 encodes the protein MSDKMAAAAACPQPQPGPGPGPGPGPGPGPPAVEAERGGPRGGGADGEAEAEEFGCPAHCSDLAWRQNEQRRHGLYCDITLAFGGAGMAREYRAHRSVLAAATEYFTPLLSGGFAESRSGRVELQKWSSEGGPDPDTVEAVIGFMYTGTIRVSPGNVHEVLEMADRFLLTRLKDFCGEFLKKKLNLSNCVAIHSLAHMYSLNQLALKAQDMIRRNFHKVIQDEEFYTLPFHLVRDWLSDSEITVDSEEILFETVLKWVQKNPEERERYFEDLFKLLRLSQMKPTYLTRHVKSERLVSSNENCVKLVSEAVESHALRSENLQSGNLQHSTCPTALLPRFGQNMDVIMVIGGVSEGGDYLSECVGYFIDEDRWVNLPHIHNHLDGHAVAVTESYVYVAGSMEPGFAKTVERYNPNRNIWEQVSNLITRKHSFGLTEVKGNLYSIGGHGNFSPGFKDVAIYNPEQDKWLNLESAPKILRDVKAVSVEDRFVYVAARTPVDSDSEDGLRAVIIRYDAETRQWQDVESLPLIDNYCSFQMSVANTNFYHTASCCPKSYPIDNEEAKGKISSRASDEILESLPPEVLSIEGAAICYYKDDVFIIGGWKNSDDIDKQYRKEAYRYCAERKRWMLLPPMPQPRCRATACHVRIPFRCLQGTQRYPMPQNLMWQKDRIRQMQERQMQEIHRYSLSLRRMPRSQIEC
- the KLHL10 gene encoding kelch-like protein 10 is translated as MMGLIINYAYTRTVPITEDNVESLLAAADQFNVMGIVSLCCEFLSSRLCFENCIGICRLTDYYHCPDLRAAACVYILHHFEEVSQVSEEFLDLSAEELAHIIEKDELNVRREEAVFEAVLRWIAHDPQNRRQHIACLLSKVRLALLQSDYFMNNVKAHEYVKDNANCKDLLISALSEIYDLNSYGQSSSVNSNPLTRPRLPYAILFAIGGWSGGGATSAIETYDSRTDKWLNIPWEQESPVAYHGSAYLKGYVYVIGGFDGTDYFNIVKRFDPLQKTWQQVAPMHSRRCYVSVTVVDNFIYAMGGFDGYLRLNTAERYDPDTNQWTLITPMHEQRSDASATTLNGKVYICGGFDGDQCLSSAEVFNPTTNQWSLIAPMSSRRSGVGVMAYGNQVYAVGGFDGNSRLQSVEAYNPVANAWDAVPSMLNPRSNFGIEVMDGLLFVVGGFNGFSTTVATECYEENTNEWYDANSMGITRSAVSCCVVPGLSNVMEYIARQHYYHQHSSSMNILFTSSSRSSPL